In Mucilaginibacter sp. KACC 22063, the genomic stretch CGAAGCCAGCATAGTTGCAGATGTCGCATTGCCTGACACGGAAATACCTAACCTCTCCAAGGTATCTTTTAACCTTCGTGCGGCCTCATATGCAGGGTCGGGCAAGGCCGCAGATATACGGCGTTTAGTTTGATCGGTGGCGTAAGTGCCTTGCAGAAAAACTTTGTTGCTACCAACAGGTAAACGTGCGTAAGCATTGTCGCCGCTTCCGGCTGTACCTGTTTTCAGTTGGTTACTGAATTGCAGATATGGCATTGCAGGCACTGTACCTTCAATAGCTACAGGCCTATCTACCTGGGTAGGACGGAGTAAGACGTCATACTGATTTTCGCGCCAGCACAGGTTATTAGCGAATGCGCCATAGTAGTTGCCTAAATCCTGCCATATCCAGCCTTGCTGCGCATGGTCGGTACCGTTTCCAATGATAGCGCCATTAATCTTCTTAATACCTGCTTTGCGCAGGCCATCAACAAACTGCTGCAATACCACGCTTTCTTTAGTTTCATCCCAACGCGTACTCGCCAATGTCGGGTCATCGCCGCCATTAATAATAATATCACCGTTCCAGGTACCATCTACAGTTAGCGTACCGTTTAAACTTCCATTCAGGGTGGTTTTAAACCGGTAATCGGGACCAAGCACATTCATGACAGTTACCGTGGTTATGGTTTTTAAGGTTGATGCTGTAGCCAGCCCCATATTAGGGTTAGCAGTAAATATTACTTCACCTGTTTTAGCATCTAAAACCGTTAAAGAAACAGAAGCATACGTATTTTGAGTGTCTTGCTGCAAACGGTTGAATG encodes the following:
- the dacB gene encoding D-alanyl-D-alanine carboxypeptidase/D-alanyl-D-alanine endopeptidase: MMRKFMKVRYKVNLTNTPQFKVTAKLRCTYNPLSRGETTVVSNSIKRKLGCVIGVFALLFSLGSQAQSLNQSLQNAFNRLQQDTQNTYASVSLTVLDAKTGEVIFTANPNMGLATASTLKTITTVTVMNVLGPDYRFKTTLNGSLNGTLTVDGTWNGDIIINGGDDPTLASTRWDETKESVVLQQFVDGLRKAGIKKINGAIIGNGTDHAQQGWIWQDLGNYYGAFANNLCWRENQYDVLLRPTQVDRPVAIEGTVPAMPYLQFSNQLKTGTAGSGDNAYARLPVGSNKVFLQGTYATDQTKRRISAALPDPAYEAARRLKDTLERLGISVSGNATSATMLASQNGVPSIASGKVFATHLSPPLRKVIYWLNKKSINLYAEQMLLAMGDSLKTDDPPSVTRNFWKQRGVDVNSLNIVDGSGLSPGDRVTTMTLARILQSAKKEAWFPDFYESLPIYNDMHMKSGTINCVLAYAGYQTKNGRELCFSIIVNNYNGSTSAIRQKMFRVLDELK